ATCGTGGGCCTCTCTTAGGGCTCTCCCGCCATAGTCCCACACATCAACATCATAACAATCCACTGCGGGTTGGTCGGTTAGCTCAGTTGGTTAGAGCGTGGTACTAATATGTCATCCCGATATATCAAGTGATGCCAAGGCCGTGAGTTCAAGCCTCACACTGATCACATCTCTTTTGCCCGTccctcgccccccctcctctctaACAAGGAGAAGGTGATGCCGGTTGCCTTTTTGCCCTGTTTGATTCTCTCAGTCGGTGTTGGTCATGCACATTAAGACCTCACGGGGGTCGGCCGCAGCTGTCGACTCCGTGTTCTGCACAACACCGCGGATCGTCCGATAGATTTTTGAGGCGGGTGAGGGGCGCCGTGATCCGGAAGCGTCCAATCTGATCCGTTGTCGTGGACGAGAGGGAGGGTGTTTTGTGGTGTTATCGACGGCCCGGGATCTGATATGTGATGTGACCCGCTCAGAGGTCGCAGCTTCGGTGTGGGGGAGATCGACGGAGGAGAAGCGTCCCGCAAACATTGTGGTAGTTGGTTTGGTCTTGGGTGGTTCATGTATATGAAGTTGGGGTGTTGGATGTTGAAAGTAGCGGCAAAGAGTCGCACTATTGACAAGAGACATTCGACGGACCTAAGGGGAGGAACTGTGTAAAAGAGAGCAGCACCAGTTCTTATCCATATCAAACATGTACCTCGTCCAGGCTGGGCCAAGAAAAAGAACTGAGCTGTAAAAGTGCATTCTTATTCTGGTAGCCATGGGGCCGAGTAAGTATATTTATCATTAATCAGTTACGCTGGATATGAAACTGCCACCTTCCGAAAAAAAACTAACTTTATGAGAGACCTTCAGTACCCATCCCTATATAGCAAGTCTCACAGTCCGAtctactgctgctgccgttcCTCCTGCAACTGGTCTTCTTCCAGCTTCAGGCCCGAGTATCGCATGTGAAGCCGATCCCTGAAGTGGTAATGGCGAATGCCGTTGGGCCTTGCCGCTTTGAATGTTTCAATGGCCTCGCCCACAGTCATCCCGCACCGCTCGACGAGGTAGCACACAATGAAGTACCCGGTCCGGTTGAAGCCGTAGTGGCAATGAACGCCAATCACCTGCGTCTGACCGTCCACCTCCGTCCATTTCTCCTGCTCGGCTCTCgtcttctgctgctcccgTAGCTTGTCGACCAGTAAAATAAAATGGGCGActtcgtcgtccttgggCGGGATCTTGGACACCGTCGCGTACTTGTGGTATCGTACACCGCCCTTTTCCATGCTCCGTGGGTCGTACACCGGCTTGTCGTGGCTTATGTCGATGACATCTTTAATGATGCCTCCCCAGTTCTTGACGAACTCGGTGGGACAGTGTGTGTCATCCGCTTCACGCAGGGTCTTCATTGCCCTGAAGACCGCCGGTTTGCCCTTGGGGCCGATGGGGTGGGAAACAGGAACCACCCCCTTCCACTTGGCCAAATTCTTCACATCCCACTTGCCCTCGCGCGAGAGATACTGCAGCTGCCAGCCGAGAGAAAAGCGACCTGTAACATGGGTGGCGAGAAAGTCCGAGATCAGACCGGCGAGAACCCGGACAGTGGCAGGGTTGAAAAGCAGAGCGTGGTTGGCCGGTCTAGGCATGATGATCGACTTTACGACCTTGGTGGGATGTCGGGGCTGAGGTGGGACGTTTGCTGGTGATTCTTGTGGTGTAGAAGGATCCTCGAGAGCGTTTTCTGCATCATCGATGGGTCGACGATCACGATCGCGATGGAAGTCCTCGTCTCGAATGTCATCTATGCTCTCGGGCCCATAGTCCTCTGCATCCTTCGACGTGTTGCTTGACGTTACAGCCTCGACAGTTGTCTCGTGCCAATCATCATCAGACCCGGTTTCCATCAATGGAGACGCCTTTCCAGACAGGCACTCTCTAATCTTGTCGACCTCGCTAGGGGGCGTGAGCTTGTCCTCCGCGCCAGCGATCAAGTAGACGGGGACGTCAACGCCGGCCCACACATCCTTGCCAGGGATGCCGCCTTTTGCGACACCATTTTCGTATCTCGGGAGTGATCCCCATGCCATCCTGCGCCAGACTGGGGTCCGACTCTGGTTGTTGAAACGGTCCTGAAGCTTGCGTagctcgagatcggcctccGGGCCTACAAACCGACTGACGCTAGCGCTTTGCGGGCCGCCCCATCGATCGTAGGCCCTCCAAAGGTCGAAGAGCCAACCAGGAATCCATAGCAGGGTGCGGAAAATCTTCGTCTTTTCTTCTGCTGGAGGACCAGCCAGGGGACAGACGGCAACCAAGCCAACGACATACTTCCGCAGCTTCGTCTTGTTATGAACGCTGTGACTCGCCAAGCGTGCGCACATAATCGTACCCATACTGTGcccgatgaggacgacgctGCGGCCAGGCTCTTTCTGACGGTACTCGTCGATAATTAGCTCCAGCAACTCCCTGAGGGCTTCCGGGGTGTAGGCATCCCATGCCTGTTCGGTAAACTCGGAGCGGCCACATCCGGGCAGGTCGATGGCCAAGCATGACGATATGTGAACGAGGCTCGTCAACAGCGGATGAAACTGGGCTACGGAGCCCCCGAGCCCGTGGATGAAGACCAGTAAAGGAAGAGGCGGTTTGGGCAACTGGTCGGCTTGGAGATGCCGCTTGTAGAATGTTCTGATGCCGGAGTAGGTAAAGCGATCTGTCTTGTAGTCACGGATCTCCGAGTTGTCCTTCAAGAGGGCCGGATCGGTAGCCTCAGGGTCATGAGGGTTGGCTGAGCTCGGCCGTGCCGCGGCCTGTTGTTGATCTGCCATGTTGACCGTGGAGGGGATGATGTTTATGACGGGGCCCAGACGCGACTTGGCTACGAGCACCGCAAGAGTAGCAAGTGTAGAAACACAGCCGAGGATGGTTGGGTGAAGGGTGAGCGattgtcgacgacgaccagacAAAGCGCGGGTATCTCTGAAAGTAGTGCGCTACTAGAAACAATAATGGTCGGCTGTTGTGTTGGGGACGCGGTTGTGCGAGAAACGATGATTCCCGAACAAGCCGTGTTGGGATAGAGTAAACAATAAAAAAGAAGTAACAAAAAGATCGGCTGCGACGTGGTCGGAGACGGTGGACGGAATGTGAGTCAATCAGTGACGAAGCCGGAAAGCGCCCTTCGACTTTTGAGTGCCTGTCGCACctggtgctgctgggcgCAAGGCCCAGAGCACGGCAGGGAAAACAAAAGCGGtgtcttttctttcctttccttgTTTGGGGTCAATTGAGGGACTGAACGGGGCAGCTATCGTCGTTGAGATCGACTGAGGCTGTGGGAGCCTGAGAGGTGAGAACGTGGTTAGGATAGGCCGTTCCTAAGGCAAGAGCGAGTGAgcgggtgagtgagtgagtgagtgagaatGAGTGGAGGGAAAAGATAGTGAGCCCGCGCTGCCCAGGAAAGTAAATGAGCCTCACAAGAGAGCCAGCCAAACCTTGCCTTTTTGGCAGTTCATGTCACTGCTCATTCTCAGCCAACAGTTCGTcatccctcctccacctGGGGCTGGCAGACCATTGCTATTGGCTTCCCTGATTTTGGAATTTTTGGCCAATGGCAACGCCCTGCACATCATGGGTCCTAGGGGTTCTGCAAGGCTGATTACGTATCAGAACAAGATGAATATTGGATATTTGTACATGAGATTTAGGTAAACATGTATCAGTATTTTCACATTGTTTATTGCGTATAGTCCTTTATCATATTACTGGAGTGTTTCTCCCATGGTGGGATTGTTTGGTGTCCACCAAATATTACGTTGACTGGAAGCAACCGTGCGAGTTAAAACACCCCAATTATACAGCTTTTGGCTCCTCTTGCCGCCATCTCTTAACGGGAGTCGGGACCTCGACGGTACGAGCTTCTGATAATTTATCAGAGCCCCCTCCCTGCCATAATAGCTGATGGCGCATCGTCTCGAGTCATGGAGACGTTGCAGGAGTGCCAGATTACCTTTTGCTCCATTAACCACCGTCAAGCAGTCATGCTCGTGAATCGCTCCCACCTGCCTGCATGTCGACAGTATCAGAGCATTCGGTCTTCAAATCGCGATGACTACAGTTGAAGAAACACGGCCATTTTCACCTTGAGCACACCTCACACAGCTCCCTTGCCGTCGACCCATCCGATGGGAATCAATGCCCCTGCGACATCGTCAACACCTCGCTCCGTAGCAAGCAAGTTGAACTGCGAAGCTGCATTCCTCGTGTCCAAAAGCTCGACGCGAACGCCGAGCGAGCTGAGGtgcttcctcgtcgccgggctgAGCGGTACAATCTTGGGGCCGAcaccgaggatgaggagatCTGAAGGGGGAAAAACGGAGCCTCGTTAGCTAAAATCGTCCATCTCCTAAAAGGTTAAAGATGGCATAAAAGGGGAATGGGTAAGACGTACCAGGTCTCGGCCAGACCAATTCCAACAGTCCGAATGCTTCCGCCGGCAGCTCAAACTGGCCCTTGGCATTGATCAGCTTCTTGGTTCCCTTCGCCTCCCACGGCCTCCACGCGAACgcttcgccgccgatgagcaGCGCTGCGTCGCCGTCCATGATCTTAACGCCGCTGTTGAGGTGGAAGCCGTCCGGGACGCAGGCGTCAatcgaggtcgaggggaTCGGGATGTTGCCCAGGACGTCCATCTCGCCAAAGTCCGTCGCGCCCTGGTAGTCCTTGGGCTTTTCCCTTGAACTGGAGGCAGAGGTGTGGAATTGGCTGCAGAGCTGCATTGCGGCTGTCGAGGGTCGCAACGGTGTTGGCGAGACTCGGGGGGCGAATCGGGGAAGAGTGCGCTGGACGCGCGTGACGGCGCGGAGAACGCGGGTGCTCGTCGAGAAGTGCATCGGATCGGATGGATGTGTATGGATCTTTGAAAGATAGACGGTTGTATCCTTGGGGTTCCAGGTGTGCGGTGTCAAGGGTACGGTTTCGTGGATTGGTGGTGCTTGGGAAGAAGTTACGTGCAGCTCCGCCACTTTTTTGCTCGGAAGGGCTATCTCAGTATCTTGAAC
The genomic region above belongs to Colletotrichum higginsianum IMI 349063 chromosome 2, whole genome shotgun sequence and contains:
- a CDS encoding Dual specificity phosphatase catalytic domain protein; its protein translation is MADQQQAAARPSSANPHDPEATDPALLKDNSEIRDYKTDRFTYSGIRTFYKRHLQADQLPKPPLPLLVFIHGLGGSVAQFHPLLTSLVHISSCLAIDLPGCGRSEFTEQAWDAYTPEALRELLELIIDEYRQKEPGRSVVLIGHSMGTIMCARLASHSVHNKTKLRKYVVGLVAVCPLAGPPAEEKTKIFRTLLWIPGWLFDLWRAYDRWGGPQSASVSRFVGPEADLELRKLQDRFNNQSRTPVWRRMAWGSLPRYENGVAKGGIPGKDVWAGVDVPVYLIAGAEDKLTPPSEVDKIRECLSGKASPLMETGSDDDWHETTVEAVTSSNTSKDAEDYGPESIDDIRDEDFHRDRDRRPIDDAENALEDPSTPQESPANVPPQPRHPTKVVKSIIMPRPANHALLFNPATVRVLAGLISDFLATHVTGRFSLGWQLQYLSREGKWDVKNLAKWKGVVPVSHPIGPKGKPAVFRAMKTLREADDTHCPTEFVKNWGGIIKDVIDISHDKPVYDPRSMEKGGVRYHKYATVSKIPPKDDEVAHFILLVDKLREQQKTRAEQEKWTEVDGQTQVIGVHCHYGFNRTGYFIVCYLVERCGMTVGEAIETFKAARPNGIRHYHFRDRLHMRYSGLKLEEDQLQEERQQQ
- a CDS encoding Duf498 domain protein, whose protein sequence is MHFSTSTRVLRAVTRVQRTLPRFAPRVSPTPLRPSTAAMQLCSQFHTSASSSREKPKDYQGATDFGEMDVLGNIPIPSTSIDACVPDGFHLNSGVKIMDGDAALLIGGEAFAWRPWEAKGTKKLINAKGQFELPAEAFGLLELVWPRPDLLILGVGPKIVPLSPATRKHLSSLGVRVELLDTRNAASQFNLLATERGVDDVAGALIPIGWVDGKGAV